One genomic region from Sulfurimonas sp. encodes:
- a CDS encoding Dam family site-specific DNA-(adenine-N6)-methyltransferase has protein sequence MNYIKSPLNYTGSKYKLLKQIEPLFPKNIGTFVDLFAGGCNVAVNADAKKVIANDIDANIIELYRYFKENKADEIIKDIEKIIIKYKLSNTSKYGYEKYNTNSSVGVGKYNKPFYEKLRADYNKNPTPLMFYITLIFAFNNQIRFNSKGEFNTPVNKRDFNKNIKRNLELFVDKLSALDITFISQNFKDIKVSKDSFVYIDPPYLITQATYNENGAWNEEKELELLNYMDTLDARGIKFALSNVFENKGRVNELLIKWSEKYKVHKLEHNYHNCNYQSKNKKINSTIEVLIINY, from the coding sequence ATGAACTATATAAAATCCCCACTAAACTACACAGGCTCAAAGTATAAACTTTTAAAACAAATTGAGCCACTTTTTCCAAAAAATATAGGTACTTTTGTTGATTTATTTGCGGGTGGGTGTAATGTCGCTGTTAACGCAGATGCCAAGAAGGTTATTGCTAATGATATTGATGCAAATATTATAGAATTGTACAGATATTTTAAAGAAAATAAAGCTGATGAAATCATTAAAGATATAGAAAAAATCATTATAAAATATAAGTTATCAAATACTTCAAAATATGGATATGAAAAGTATAATACTAACTCAAGTGTGGGTGTTGGAAAATATAACAAACCCTTTTATGAAAAATTACGAGCCGATTATAATAAAAATCCAACCCCTCTCATGTTTTATATAACGCTAATTTTTGCATTTAATAATCAGATACGCTTTAACTCAAAAGGTGAGTTTAATACTCCTGTAAATAAAAGAGATTTTAACAAAAATATAAAAAGAAATTTGGAATTATTTGTAGATAAGTTAAGTGCTTTGGACATCACTTTTATTTCACAAAATTTCAAGGATATAAAAGTTTCAAAAGATTCATTTGTGTATATTGACCCACCTTACTTAATAACACAAGCCACTTACAATGAAAATGGAGCTTGGAATGAAGAAAAAGAGTTGGAACTTTTAAACTATATGGATACTCTAGATGCTAGAGGTATTAAGTTTGCCCTTTCTAATGTTTTTGAAAATAAGGGAAGAGTAAATGAACTTTTAATCAAGTGGAGTGAAAAGTATAAAGTTCACAAACTAGAACATAATTATCATAACTGCAATTATCAATCAAAAAATAAAAAGATAAATAGCACAATTGAAGTTTTAATCATAAATTATTAG
- a CDS encoding AlwI family type II restriction endonuclease — MKKIWSISTTLRNPERLRNFLITLKEMQGEVWNKKTQLEFQIRLIKNRFYGFGNTQFYNGLTQEQIDLLEDINKKISMDEAKDIFESKNYVGADMRGRNSYKTLEKMGLAAIVDAKVYITSLGEYLLSDSYDLGELFFKSFLKWQYPNPVDREFSDSSIYNIKPFILSLQLINKVNELCKENNLKEKGVSREEFEIFVQTLTSYKELETQAKYLIEFRKKYEKIKEHKVKKEFVKSYKDDFLQDFSNVDNLKDYADNTIRYFRLTRLIYIRGGGYYIDLEPRRMVEIKALLNSYDGRAEEFSKEKYIRYISDINLPVLPWETQESKKKISEIIVTEIDKLQEELSISNSLDAMSINELRTYRTKLQNLKIKKELQNISKIDETINNLINIRNLDLKPSIALEKYITMALNIINDAKEIKANSLVGDDNEFIFTAPANKPDIECYYESFNSICEVTMLAGRDQWHNEGQPVMRHFRDFENSSDNEENYCIFVAPKMHRDTINTFWFSIKYEYEGIKQKIVPLTISQIIKILEFIKVLKQQNKPFYHSQFQSFLQSIVSLKDEVNTSDEFLRAIPKVLEDFIGNIA, encoded by the coding sequence ATGAAAAAAATATGGTCAATTTCTACAACACTTAGAAATCCTGAAAGATTAAGAAATTTTCTCATTACACTTAAAGAGATGCAAGGTGAAGTTTGGAATAAAAAAACTCAGTTAGAATTTCAAATCCGTCTAATAAAAAATAGATTTTATGGATTTGGAAATACTCAGTTTTATAATGGATTAACTCAAGAACAAATAGACTTATTAGAAGATATAAACAAAAAAATATCAATGGATGAAGCTAAAGATATTTTTGAATCTAAAAACTATGTTGGTGCAGATATGAGGGGAAGAAACTCATACAAAACTTTAGAGAAAATGGGTTTAGCTGCTATTGTAGATGCTAAAGTTTATATCACATCTTTAGGAGAGTATTTGCTTTCAGACTCGTATGATTTAGGTGAATTGTTTTTTAAAAGTTTTTTAAAATGGCAATATCCAAATCCAGTTGATAGAGAATTTTCTGATAGTTCAATTTATAATATTAAACCATTCATCTTAAGCTTACAACTTATAAATAAAGTTAATGAACTCTGTAAAGAAAATAATTTAAAAGAAAAAGGTGTATCAAGAGAAGAGTTTGAGATATTTGTTCAGACATTAACTAGCTATAAAGAGTTAGAAACACAAGCTAAATATTTAATAGAATTTAGAAAAAAATATGAAAAAATAAAAGAGCATAAAGTAAAAAAAGAGTTTGTTAAAAGCTATAAAGATGACTTTTTACAAGATTTTTCAAATGTAGATAATTTAAAAGATTATGCAGACAATACAATAAGATATTTTAGACTTACAAGACTAATATATATTCGTGGTGGAGGTTACTATATAGACTTAGAACCACGAAGAATGGTTGAAATAAAGGCCTTGTTAAATAGTTATGATGGAAGAGCAGAAGAGTTTTCTAAAGAAAAATATATTAGATACATTTCAGATATTAACTTGCCTGTTTTACCATGGGAAACACAAGAGTCAAAGAAAAAAATATCTGAAATTATAGTTACAGAAATAGATAAACTTCAAGAAGAACTTTCAATTAGCAATAGCCTAGATGCTATGAGTATTAATGAACTTAGAACTTATCGTACCAAGCTACAAAATTTAAAAATAAAAAAAGAGCTTCAAAATATTTCTAAAATAGATGAAACCATAAATAACTTAATAAATATTAGAAATTTAGATTTAAAACCTAGTATTGCTTTAGAAAAATATATCACAATGGCACTAAATATTATAAATGATGCAAAAGAAATAAAAGCAAATTCATTAGTTGGTGATGATAATGAGTTTATATTTACTGCTCCTGCAAACAAGCCAGATATTGAGTGTTATTATGAAAGTTTTAATAGCATCTGTGAAGTTACAATGCTCGCAGGGCGTGACCAATGGCATAATGAAGGTCAGCCTGTTATGAGGCATTTTAGAGATTTTGAAAACAGCTCAGACAATGAAGAAAACTACTGCATCTTTGTAGCACCGAAGATGCATCGCGATACTATAAATACTTTTTGGTTTTCTATAAAGTATGAGTATGAAGGAATAAAACAGAAGATAGTACCTCTAACAATTTCACAAATTATAAAAATATTGGAATTTATAAAAGTTTTAAAACAACAAAATAAACCTTTTTACCATTCTCAATTTCAATCTTTTTTACAAAGTATTGTAAGTTTAAAAGATGAAGTGAATACTTCAGATGAGTTTTTAAGAGCAATTCCAAAAGTATTAGAAGATTTTATAGGTAATATTGCATGA